A stretch of the Adhaeribacter swui genome encodes the following:
- a CDS encoding YnfA family protein, protein MDILKSLTVFFLAGLCEIGGGYLVWLWLKEDKPGWYGLLGGIILALYGIVATWQTASFGRVYAAYGGIFIIMALVWAWQVDDFKPDNYDILGALIALIGVCIIMYMPRN, encoded by the coding sequence GTGGATATACTAAAATCATTAACCGTATTTTTCTTGGCTGGCCTTTGTGAAATAGGCGGCGGTTACTTAGTCTGGTTATGGCTGAAAGAAGATAAACCCGGGTGGTATGGCCTATTAGGAGGTATTATACTGGCGTTATACGGCATAGTAGCTACCTGGCAAACGGCTAGTTTTGGCCGAGTATACGCCGCTTATGGTGGAATTTTTATCATAATGGCACTGGTATGGGCTTGGCAGGTGGATGATTTCAAGCCGGATAACTACGATATCTTAGGCGCCTTAATTGCGTTAATAGGAGTTTGTATAATTATGTATATGCCGCGAAACTAA